DNA from Triticum aestivum cultivar Chinese Spring chromosome 7D, IWGSC CS RefSeq v2.1, whole genome shotgun sequence:
gttgtgaaactatgtAAAATATGTACATATTTGTTGAAAAACAGCGGCCGGCCGACCACGCTAACAAATATGAGTCGGTGCATTGAGTGCACTCTCGATGTAAATTATAAACAGGATGGAGGCCACGCTAACAAATATGAGTCGGTGCATTGAGTGCACTCTCGATGTAAATTATAAACAGGATGGAGGCCGACGGATAAAAGCAGACAAAATCGCCACCCGTTTGATCGGCGCGTTGGAATTGCTCTAGTGTCTCGTGTGTACGACTGCCACTGCGAGATGGGACCCGTGGTGTGTGAGTTGTTGGGCGAAGCTTTTCTTCATGCTCTCGGCTTCCTTATCCTGCCTTCCCCTTCTCCCCTCCAACTGCTAGATCTAGAGTAGCCCCGTTAAAGCCCAAACAAAAACCCCGCTGCGAGATCTGCGCATCTCGCCACACCACAACCACGACGGCCATGGCGGCGccgcgcgtcctcctcctccttgccgccgcggccctCCTCGCCGTCTCCTCCGTCGGGGACGCTTCGGGCGAGGGCCCCCGCGGGCGCAAGCTGCTGGTGCTCGTCGACGATCTGGCCGTCCGCTCATCCCACTCGGCCTTCTTCGGCTCGCTCCAGGCCCGCGggctagatctggagttccgcctcGCCGACGACCCCAAGCTCTCGCTCCACCGCTACGGTCAGTACCTCTACGACGGCCTCGTGCTCTTCGCCCCATCGACCCCGCGCTTCGGCGGATCGGTGGACCAGAATGCTGTTCTGGAGTTTATCGACGCCGGGCACGATATGATTCTGGCAGCAGATCATTCGGCTTCAGATCTGATCCGCGGCATCGCAACGGAGTGTGGGGTTGACTTTGATGAGGACCCGGAAGCAATGGTTATTGACCACATCAATTATGCCTCCAGTGAGGTTGAAGGTGACCACACCTTGATTGCTGGCGATGACCTGATCCAGTCAGATGTGATATTGGGGTCCAAAAAGATTGAGGCTCCTGTTCTGTTTCGAGGGATTGGGCATGCGGCCAATCCATCCAACAGCTTGGTTTTAAAGGTTCTATCTGCCTCGCCATCAGCGTATTCAGCAAATCCGGAGGCTAAGTTGGCATCCGTTCCATCTCTCACAGGGTCGGCCATATCACTGGTTTCTGTTATGCAGGCTAGGAATAATGCTCGTGTGTTGATATCTGGATCACTGGATTTGTTTAGCAACAGGTTCCTAAAGTCTGGTGTTCAGAAGGCTGGCAGCAAAATGAGCCATGACAAAGCTGGAAATGAACAATTTGTGACAGAGACGAGCAAATGGGTCTTCCATGAGAGGGGTCATCTGAAGGCAGTGAATGTCAAGCACCATAAGGTTGGGGAGACAaatgagcctagcatgtaccgCATCAATGATGACTTGGAATACTCAGTTGAGATATATGAATGGTCTGGTACAAGCTGGAAGCCATATGTTGCTGATGATGTTCAGATTCAATTTTTCATGATGAGCCCTTATGTTCTGAAAAACATGTCAACTGACAAAACGGCTGTATATTCAGCATCCTTCAAAGTTCCAGATGTTTATGGAGTTTTCCAGTTCAAGGTTGAGTACCAAAGGCTTGGATACACTGGCCTCTCTCTTGCAAAGCAGATTCCAGTGCGTCCATACAGGCATGATGAGTATGAGAGGTTCATAACTTCAGCGTTTCCATACTATGCTGCCTCATTTTCAACAATGGGAGCCTTCTTCATATTCTCAGTTGCGTACCTCTATCACAAATAGATAGCTCATCGAGTAGTGGAAGTAAATCAAGGTGGCGATGGAATTGTGATGTCATAAGCCTGGTGATCTTAGGTGCAATTTTATGGAACCATATTTTTGTAGCGCCAATCTGTAGTACCTTTATTTTTAAGAAATGGGCTTCTCCCTGCCCCCAACTTTTATTAACATTTTTGCTAATTTTCAGTTGACTGATTTTGATTTGGCTTTAAGCCAAATTTGTGGCCGTCTGATTTCAGCACGGATCTCAGCGTGCTGTGTGCCTGCCGTCCCCGTGCGTGTGTGATGGCTTTTATTGGGTTCCGGGTTTTGTCTTCCCACCTGTTTTGGACCCATGACCGTCACACGAGTAGATCTTTTGAATTTTCTATTGGATCAGGAAGCCTGTGGTCTTATTAGTTTTTCAAAATGGAAATTCAGTAATGATCATATTTTATTAGCATATATAGGTTCAGATATAACTTTACTCAGAAACAAATTATTGGTTGTTCTGATGTATGTTCAATAGCTCAATTTTGTTTTGATCTGCTACGCCTAGTCATTGTTAGTCCTAGTCTGTCTCTAATTAGTGATGCGAAAATAGCTATATCAGGATTGAGGTCTGCAGCAGCAATTGTTTTGCTGGTTTCTGGGGAAGTTCTGGCGATTCAGTTCAGTCCCGAGGCCACGGTTTTTGTCTTTGTTGTCTATACTTAATCTCCATCAGTTAAGGCCTGGTGTTCCACGATTTTTCGTCAAACCGGGGCCTGGCTGGTGGTGTTTTCCCGGCTCATTTCAGTGGGGGTTCAGAGCCATTTTGTTTGGCACTAAGTTTGCATGGCTGTTGTACGAGAAGAGCAGTTGCCACTGTAAAATATATCATCGAGCTGCTGTCATCCTCATGTCATTGAGATGCAAAATTTGCAACTGTCCTAACCGAGCTGGCTTGCTGCTGCAGATTTTCCTCTGTTTCATCGTTCAGATTTTGCTTTCCGTTCCTCAACACTATCAATTTATCGTAGTAGACATTCATATTTCATTTTGCTCTTCGATCCCTTTGAAGCCATGTGGAGCAGTCTCCCCATGAGCATGTTGTACCTCAGGGCAGAGCGCTCCAGCCTTATGGGTGCAGGCTCACCTCAGGGCAGAGCGCTCCGGCCTTGCGGGTGCCTGTGCAGCTTCTTATCATGCTTACACCATCTTTGTTTGTATATACTCGCGTCATCTTGTTCCTGCCTGTAGTGTGTATACATTTCTGTCAAGTCATCAGTCATCAGTGTTACTGCATGTTGACGAGGGATTTATAACATCATTGGAAATCTTTTTCTAGACAAGGGATTTTAGCTATAATGCGCAGTTAGATTATTCTTCAGTTTAATCTTCTCTGTCTTTCTTAGTATTCATTGAGCAAAAAAAATTCATCAGTTTTGTTCCTTCTTCAGAATTCATGCTTCAGTATGACCTTATTCTGTTCAGTTTTTTCTTCAGTATGCATTGGTCATTCCTCCCCTGGGTGTTCGTTTATAATTCTATCTGTAAATTTAACTACTCTTCGGttcttttgatcattcttttgttgtTAGATAACTAATCTTTAGTGTTGCACCCCCTTCAGTTCTCATCTAAGTCACCATTTTCTCTTTTCTCTGCTGCATGTATACACATCATGTTCATGCTTACTccgaaaggagggagtagtttcGAAAGGGAATACTAGCTTTACATGTTCATTGGTTCAGTGATTATTATTTTTCAGGTTAGCCATCCGCTGTGTAATGCTTAGCTGTATGTAGCTCTAGCCGTAGACTATTTTTTTGGTCGGTTCATTAGAATATTTCATCAGTCTTCAGTCGTAGAATGCTCAGTTGCGATATACGAATGGTCTGGAACAAAGCTGGAAGCCATATGTTGCGGACGATGTTCAGATTCAGTTTTAATACATGATGAGCCCTTGTGTTCTGAAAAATATGTCAACTGACAAAACGGCTGTATATTCAGCACCCTTCAAAGTTCCGGATGTTTATGGAGTTTTAAGTTGAGTACCAAAGGTTTGGGTACACGATACACTGGCCTTAGGCTCATAACTTCCGCATGTATCCATACTCTGCTGCCTCATTTTCAACAATTGGGAGCCTTCTTCATATTCTCAGTAAATGAGTAAATTGCTAAAAACTACCGGAGTTGGACAGAAAACTACTACTTTACATAACCCTAACACAAAACGATCTTTCTTGTGGTAATATGTCGCAAATACCTACCAATCCTCTGTAACACTAAGCTTCCTAATTTTAAAGGCCTCCCAATCAATTGAGGTCTCCAATTTCAATTGAATCACCCGATTTTAactgggtcaacaatttctcaaagctctTTCATTCAGTTTTTTTATATTATACACTGTGCTTTCTAATTTTTAATGCCTCACAATTAATTGAGGTCTTTAATTTAAATTGAGTCACTTAATTTTGACTGGGTCAACAATTGCTCAAGgagctctgtcggtgtcaaaaccggcggatatcgggtagggggtcccgaactgtgcgtctaaggtcgatggtaacaggagacaggggacaccatgtttacccaggttcgggccctctctctatggagataataccctacttcctgcttattgatcttgatgaatatgagtattacaagagttgatctaccacgagatcgtgatggctagaatcctagaagtctagcatgtatgattatgattgcctctacggactaaaccctccggtttttatagacaccggaggggactagggttgtacaaaatcGGTTACAGAAAAATGAATCTTCATATttgacgccaagcttgccttccacgccaaggagagtcccatctggacacgggagagagccttctgtcttgtatcttcacagcccaacagtccggcccatgttacacagTCCGGACGCCCGAAggccccttaatctaggactccctcagtagcccctgaaccaggcttcaatgacgaggtgtccggcgcgctgattgtcttcggcattgcaagacgggttccttttCCGAacactccaaaatagtcttcgaacgcaacgaacgtgtccggctctgcaacacaagtaccacacacaaccgtagagagtataatatttcacgagtctaatctgctgacaacttttgtagcgtgacatcacgtctctgcccggtcattatttcgaaccgttttcgtcctgccgttccacgtttcgagaagcggtttcattggcacgtcttgttgaagcagagatcgtgtccccttattacgggatttctcatcaatacgggcgtgggtaatccaaccgtgccgtctgcacagcccttgggaataggcgagttttgaggcgagtggggaggcgcttgatattcactgccttcaTAAGGATATAAGGATCCCCTCCtgtcacccacgccttctctctctctctgccctcccattcttgagctccagcgcccaagtcctcatcttttccgcctcaagaaagcactcaatcatgtccggatctggagcgcaaggcaagtggatggcttcctccgtcagggagaaggacatcaccaagctttgggaggccgggtacctggccaaagaaatcgcccaccggcttccggccaaggggcagatcgtccccaccctgaagcccaatgagagggtggtgttcatcccccacttcgtccgcgggttagggtttcctctccaccctttcatccgcggactcatgttctattacgagccagatttccatgatctagccccaaactctttcctcaacatctcggcatttattgtcatgtgcgaggccttcctccgcattccaccccacttcggactgtggcttaagatcttcaacgtgaagccgaaggtggtggatggccaacacgcagagtgcgaaggtgccatggtgagcaagatgcccaacatcacatggcccaaaggtacctttgtggagactgtcaaagagtggcagaaactgtggttctatatcacagagccccgcgacgctacctgggccgcggctcccgaattcaagtccggagccccaatgcggctcacctcctggctagagaagggcctgaattggtcttcgtcggacgagctgatagGGCTGCAAACGCGTATAcagagcatgatggacaagaacatcaatctcgtcaatgtgatccaggtgatgctagttcgccggatccttccatgccagagccggacttgccatttatgggagttcaacccggccgagcaccagaccttgcaacggttcttcggaactacgcacgaagatatctggaaggtgctcttcaagggcaacgagacgccgccggagacgaccgaggaccgtgggcatgcCCTGGCCCATCCCGCTAGTGCGGTAAGTCTTTCGCGTTTCAAGGTGCATCCTTTACTTGCTTGTTCAGGGAAGATACCTAAGCCTCACCATTTATTGTTTTCAGgactggacaaagaaggcggagcggattcggtgtccggctccgctgcccgaggagccagccatcccgcttctgacgaagatgctggtcccgacgccttaccaggcgccaaagaagaaggccaagggggccagaagtggccttcgccgcaagggtgcttcggacatgacgtccgaagacaacgagactcactcctccgccgccgaagacgacgacgaggaggaggaagaaagcaactcccccctgaggggggaaggaagaagagggcggcctccacaaatctggaggcagaggcgtccaaaagggggaaaggctccctcgcggataactctacgtgggacgttgacagcagcccAGAGCCGCATCGCCGagacaagcccctggccgaatcgtgagtactGAAAAACCCGAACACATCCATATATCCGGCCTCTCTACTTCATAGTCTTAACATGTTGAATTATGAACTTGCAGTCTggctcggtccaacctcgagcgatcctcatcctcggggaattcgctggactcgaaggcgatggacagcgggtcccatccgaaggcctcctctcccaaggccatggatgacaccgaggtgttgtcccgaaggatccccgGCCAGGGAGAGACTCAGGAGGACGCCAGGGCGGCACCGGAGGGTaaaacctcggccgccggacacatgggggagcaaatccccatggagactggtgatgggggccatattcaattcggcccccagccgaatacggtcccGGAGACTTATATGGCTCCGGGGTCcggcgagcagcctccttcgaaagaaggaggtgtgcctactcctccggtgacctctgtccaaccagaggcaccgaatGCTCTTTtggaagcgctgcaaagtgcttccattgtggaggaacaccgtaccctcatgggtacggtgattgagaagattcagtccgcgaagagcggactgaccgaagcctgcaccagccttctaacaggctttgaggtaagcaacgtgattatgtaaaaagaatgtcacagtatagacggtagcccctgagactctgtccggtgttcggaaagagaagccggacagaggatcaaacaattttcacaggagactaaccatatgtgtctatgtgaataagcaggcgtcgttgttgACTGCGACCTCCcacgctgccgaagtctccggactcaagcagagactggagcgggccgagtaGGAGCTCGGTCAAGCAAGGAAGCAGCTAGAGGATAAGCAGGGTACGTAATGACCTGCTGTATATTCAGGAAGAATAAATTATGTGTattgaccatagtgccatgatatttgtaggggcgacgaccgaggtcgaggcccttaaaagggcgctggccgaggccgaggagagagctgcccaggaacaagccgcccgcgaaaagcacgaggccaggcttgatgaggtccagcaagagctccaggatgccgtgaagaaatgcgagtccttggagcgcgatgttacggctcaagagaccgaactcgccaaggctcgccaaaacgcataagatgcccgggttgaagcccagggcgctctccaggagattcaagaggccaagaagattgcggcgggtaaggccttcattatgcaaagcaaatacgtgaaggagaggtacctcttactaacccagatttggagttctccaggggcctttGTGGATTTGCCGCGCGGTGTttctgacgctgcggaattcttccgagctgaagaagggagctcaacggagaagctgttttggtcgcaataccttgcgccagaacatccagtgccctttagcgaccagctaaagcagctggttgaactgcatagggtggccaaactagccatgaaggatttaataatccggctatggcctgcagaagctatacccagcagctacttcggactcgtgaagcggctggtcaatgcatgCCCCCGTCTTGACGTTATCAAGTGATTGGTCTGCATtaagggtgcgcggatggccttcgcccgtgttaaggtgcagtgggcgaagatgaaagcCGTCAAGCtcgtgaccgagggaccgcccgagggcaaggagcaccgcacgcccgagctgtattttgacagtgtcctggagggattcCGCATTGTGGCGAAGCAGTGTGCGAAAGAtgtgatctttgaatgaatacattcatattatcttgccctgtattatgaaacaaagtctattatgtaatataatgcttgttaaaattttacctcctgtgcggccatttttatgaaatctgagagttggccagttgtcggcttcagcccccacgtaggtagtacggggatgttcaggatggaatctaaacactcttgatccaattgtttggtccttaaaggaggtgtttagcgcaacaaaccaggcaatcggactatgtggctttagcaccctcacttagccataggagtttgacaacaaAAATTTAGGCGTAGCCCCTAGTATCCAAACTAAGGTGCTGTAAACACCTAATTGGGTAAGAACTAATTCATCGcctaatgcggaaaaaatcgctaaagatttaggacctccgaagagctgaccggctcacgccgcatcatgacagtcagttttcggctttctctactgaggtgctcatccggaaaaaccaggacacaatcgcagtagttctccctttactaccctagccaatatagcagaacgtaaggtagtaggcacaggagccggacaacccaactatttaccaaagacatgattcggagccaatgcatataatgctaaatttggggtgccgaatTATACTGtaaagaagtgttcggactttattgccgtattatggggcgcaatGCAGCCCCTGGcggattaaagcgtaccaaagtgtacgggtgcgaattgataagattatcaagaataagaaaaaagaaagaaagaggtaGCGGGCTAGTGCTGCAAATTGTTTCCGTTATATtttgattaatatgtcaaagcgtatttATACAAGTAGTgaataagcaacagggctatttaacatgccacagccaagggagagctgcgtgcgggtcctaaaaacaggtagagtgatagttaaagagaccacctagaaattcccttatacgtcagtgcttcttgccgtcttggtgtaccTATCCTTTCGAAAGGACCCGTGATCAGGCTGGCAAGAAAGGCCTGTtggaaagaaacctgaaaaggataaaaaagaaaaaagaaaaattgaaAGTATGTGTGTTCAGGGGaggttgagccgcattatggatcacaatctagctatgcctccgtctatgcccatggtattttgagtgcgtagttatgtacgcgcggtacgaatgccgtcACTTGGTctggactaggacggaggccaaattgctagtcgagctcctgacgagctgggctgtcctgctgcagagtaggctggactcgtttgacagtgtccgggagctcggccgccgaattaaggttctgcttgagaaggccgctctgtacttctgctgccaaagcggcggtgtgctcctcggtacggagggagcgttccgtgtttccattgactgttatgacgccgcgtggtccgggcatcttgagttcgAGATAagtgtagtgtggcaccgcgttgaatcgagcaaatgcggttcgtccaagtagtgcgtgatagccactgcggaaggggatgatatcgaagatcgactcttcgcttcggaagttgtccggggatccgaagacaacctctagtgtgattgagcccttacagcgggcctctacacctggtatgactcctttaaaggtagtttttgtgggcttgatccgtgagggattaatgcccattttgcgcactgtatcctgatagagcaggttcaggctgctgccaccatccacgAGGACttgcgtgagatggaatccatcaatgattgggtcgaggactagtgcggctgaaccgccatgacggatactggtcggatggtccctacgatcgaaagtgttcgggcaggaagaccatgggttgaactttggggcaactggctccatcgcataaacgtccctgagcgcgcgcttgcgctccctcttggggatatgggtagcgtatatcatatttaccgttttaacttggggggaggggacttcttctgtccccctgtgttcggtggccggggctcctcgtcatcgtccttgctttgcgaccccctctccttgttttcagcatttaacttgtcagcctgtttaaaaacccaacagtctctgttggtatgattggctggtttgtcgggggtgccatgaatctggcatggacgatcgagtatgcggtccaagctggatggtcctggattatttcttttatatggtttcttccgctgactggacatggagccactgaattcggcgttgaccgtcgtgtcttcgacattgtcaccgttgcttcgacgcttgtgtctgttgcgtcggggcttgccgttgctgtttttgaccTCAGAGGTGCCCGCTTCGCTTGCcgtgttattgctacgggctagccaactatcctcgcccgcacaaaagcgggtcatgagtgccgtgagggctgccatggacttcggcttttcttggccgaggtggcgggcgggccattcgtcacggatgctatgcttaaaggccgctagggcttcggcatccggacagtcgatgatttggttcttcttagttaggaacctagtccagaatttcctggctgactctccgggctgttgaactatgtgacttaagtcatcagcatctggaggTCGTACGtgtgtgccttggaagttgtcgcggaaggcgtcttccaagtcctcccagctgccaatagagttttcaggcagactatttaaccagtgccgagctggccctttgagttttagcgggaggtatttgatggcgtgaaggtcatctccgcgggccatatgaatatggagaagaaaatcctcgatccataccgcgggatctgttgttccatcatatgattcgatatttatgggtttaaacccttctgggaattcatgctccattacttcgttagtgaagca
Protein-coding regions in this window:
- the LOC123164354 gene encoding dolichyl-diphosphooligosaccharide--protein glycosyltransferase 48 kDa subunit produces the protein MAAPRVLLLLAAAALLAVSSVGDASGEGPRGRKLLVLVDDLAVRSSHSAFFGSLQARGLDLEFRLADDPKLSLHRYGQYLYDGLVLFAPSTPRFGGSVDQNAVLEFIDAGHDMILAADHSASDLIRGIATECGVDFDEDPEAMVIDHINYASSEVEGDHTLIAGDDLIQSDVILGSKKIEAPVLFRGIGHAANPSNSLVLKVLSASPSAYSANPEAKLASVPSLTGSAISLVSVMQARNNARVLISGSLDLFSNRFLKSGVQKAGSKMSHDKAGNEQFVTETSKWVFHERGHLKAVNVKHHKVGETNEPSMYRINDDLEYSVEIYEWSGTSWKPYVADDVQIQFFMMSPYVLKNMSTDKTAVYSASFKVPDVYGVFQFKVEYQRLGYTGLSLAKQIPVRPYRHDEYERFITSAFPYYAASFSTMGAFFIFSVAYLYHK